In Eupeodes corollae chromosome 3, idEupCoro1.1, whole genome shotgun sequence, a single genomic region encodes these proteins:
- the LOC129950420 gene encoding uncharacterized protein LOC129950420: MRTVCFLLLLSAVAISADLESDFKDILQQVSNENHQEGVKETHHLALNSDPAQNTKLNGKFRNDLSFPQNFNLLNFIQEVMQLSDVKKIIDFLKQWGFDMNIVISRLANYAMNNPNIFNNIQRLSSEIPSHDITQIIQEKIQTSPEFAKFATAVNNPKLKGLLYNVVNSKELQGQVQGVDVRRLFGSLRPFVSGFIKASNNNHRQIIY; the protein is encoded by the coding sequence ATGCGCacagtttgttttttactaTTACTCTCAGCAGTTGCCATTTCGGCAGACCTTGAATCTGATTTCAAGGATATTTTGCAACAAGTTTCCAATGAAAATCATCAAGAAGGTGTGAAGGAAACACATCATCTGGCTTTGAATTCGGATCCAGCGCAAAACACCAAACTCAATGGAAAATTTCGCAATGATCTTTCATTTCCCCAGAACTTTAATCTACTGAACTTTATCCAAGAAGTAATGCAACTAAGTGATGTCaagaaaattattgattttctcAAACAATGGGGTTTTGATATGAATATAGTGATTTCACGTTTGGCAAATTATGCCATGAACAATCCTAACATCTTTAATAACATCCAACGGTTGTCCAGTGAAATACCATCGCACGATATTACACAAATAATTCAAGAGAAAATCCAAACAAGTCCGGAATTTGCTAAATTTGCTACAGCTGTTAATAATCCCAAGTTAAAGGGACTACTTTATAATGTTGTGAATTCAAAGGAACTACAAGGACAGGTCCAGGGTGTTGATGTGAGGAGACTTTTCGGATCATTAAGGCCATTTGTTTCGGGTTTTATTAAAGCCTCCAATAATAACCACAGACAAattatttactaa